The Lytechinus pictus isolate F3 Inbred chromosome 14, Lp3.0, whole genome shotgun sequence genomic sequence TATGAGCAGGAATCGAACCCCGAATTTTCATATGTCAGGTCAGGCTTCTATAAATAAGACCACTTTGCTAAGATACCTCCGCACCAATTGATTAATTTCGTATATACTTATGGAAAAATAAATGCAAGTTTTGCTTAGTTTTGACATGTTttctttgtaattattattttcagagACTTGTAGACGAGGGCCTATTTCTAACCACGATCAAAGGATGGACATAGTCAGGGTACAAGATTGTTTAATGTTCCTGGGTGTCCTGTTGTCACTCTCCTCAATTGTAGCTGATAACTTGCCATCCAAGACGAAGAATGTCAACAGAAGAGACCATGGATCAGCCCGTATGGCAAGAAGCTACCCCATATCTTGCAATGTGGCGGATCTACCCTGCCTCTGCAACGGACCTACTCAAGGGACAGGACCTCTCATCGAGTTCACCAGCATTTCGTGTTTCCTCTCCAGCAATTGGAACGTGACCTTGCAAAGGATTCCCCGCACTCGGTCACTCACTCTGAACTGCCACTCCCATGGTAATCGGACGAACGATCCAGCAGACCTGAAGGTGGATCTGTTTGACAACCTCTCAGGGGTTTTGCAGGAACTCACAATGATTGGGTGTAAGATTGGTAGTTTTCCAAGCGAAATTTTCGCAGACATGGCCCTTCTCCAAAAGCTGCTTCTGGTGTCTGCAGATGTAGACGGTGATCGCTTGGAGGCGATAggaggaataaaaacaaatgccTCCGTCAAACTTTCCTTTAATCCCCTCCATTCGCTAGACGTACATTCATTTGGTTTTCAATTAAGCAATATATCGACACTGGATCTGTCCTTCAACAACATAGAGGAGATCGGGATTGATACATTTATGATGTTCCCCTCACTTAAAAAGCTAATCCTGGGAAACAACAGCATCAGCTTCGTCATTGGAGATGCGTTCCGTGGACTGCAAAGGCTTACAGAACTCAACATCAGATCCAACAACAACCTATTTAAAGATGATAGCCGCTGCTTGTTTCAGAATACTGCGTCCCTGATCACTGTCGATCTATCTTCCACCGGCCTAACTAATGCAAGTCAATTCAACTGTGCTCCTCTTCTACATGTAAGAAGGTTGATTATCCATGATAATAATTTGCCAACACTTGATGGTTATGTTTTCGTTTACATGCCAAATGTAACTTTCATTGACTTGTCAAACAATGCTTTACAATATGTCCACCCCAACGCGTTTCATGGACTAaatgagttaaaatatattaacatgAGCGGTAATGATCTCCGAGAGTTCCCAGCCTTTGCTTTCAAGTCAACCCCAAATATAAGATTAATCAATATCTCTCACAATCATCTTCGTGTCATTAGGATGGGGACATTCAGCAGCCTCCCTTCTCTCCAGACGATAGATCTTTCATTCAATCGGCTTCAGACCATAGAAGTCTTTGGAATAGTCAACCTTGATAGCCTGACTATGATTGACCTCAGATACAACGACTTTGTCCTCTTTCCCGACAATTTGGTTTGGCCTTTCGATATCCAACCGCCACATATACCGATAGATACACTCCTTCGAGGTAATAGCTTTACTTGTGGGTGTCCAGTGATGTTGTTCATACGTAGAGGTGATTTTGAGTATACCTATCCGTTTTTCCATCTTCCTGACAACTCGAGTTGGACTTGTAATGCTCCATCACCCGTAGCTGCCAAGTCTATGATGACATTACCCCTTGAGGATTTTTGGTGTCCATACGAAAACAACACATGTAAGCAGGGGTCGTGCGAATGCTACAGGCGTGACATTGATCGAGCAAATATATTCTTCTGTCCAAATAACTCGCTACACTCCTTGCCAAACATCCCTGCAGAAACACTCATCTTCGACTGCAATGGATGTCTGATTGACGACCACAATACATTGCGTGCAGAAGATTTTCAAACAAGTGCTAAACTTGCTGTTCTTGCTCTGCGTGATATTGGTCTCGAAACAATTTTATCAGATGCTTTGCTAGGATTTCCCAATCTACAACAGCTGAATCtgtcaaataatgttttaaacAGGTTCGACGATAATATTCTTACCGATCTAACCGACCTGCGAGAAATAGACCTGTCTAGGAACGGAGTAAATTCTCTCAGTTCCCGTACATTCGACAGAAATCCCAATCTCACGACTATTTACATCCATAGCAACGATCTCCAGTCCCTCGAAGACGGCATCTTCAACTCTACGTCGCATCTGAAGGATCTGACCTTACACGACAACCCTTTCATTTGCAACTGTTCTCTCTTTTGGTTAAAGCAGTGGCTCCAGTCACACATTGACGTTGTTCCTCGGCTCTATGATGTCGAGTGTTATGTCAATTCCTCGGACAATACAATGTACCCGATCATTCAGGTGGCTGACCAGGACTTCGGATGCTCATCTCCAGATGTCTTGACCATCCAGGAGTACAACGCCGTCATTGCTACATCAACATTAACCTTGGTGTTCCTGATGGTTATGGCAGTGACGTTTCGGCATAGAAGAGCCATACGCGTCATCCTCTACACCAGATACGGATTCCACGTCCTGcacgatgacgacgacgatgatgtcGTCTTGGACAACGTCAGGTGGGAGTACGATGCTTATATTGCTTACAGCGATGAAAACATCGAGTATGTGCTCAAGAACATCATACCAATCTTGGAAGAAGATGTCAACCTGCCTTACAAGCTGTGCATACGCCATCGGGACTTCCCGCCCGGCGGATGCATCGCCACGACCATTGTTACAAGTCTTGAGGCCAGCCGACGTAGCATCATCGTCATAAGCAGAAGTTTCCTGCAGGATGAATGGCGTCTCCTCGAGTTCAAGACGGCTCACCAGCGTGTCCTTCAGGATAAGCGAAACAAGAACCTCATCCTCGTATTCCTCGAAGACTTGGACAGGGATGAGATGGACGAAGACATGAGGTATTACGTCACAGCCAATGCGTATTTGTCGACCACGAATCGTTTGTTTCGTGAAAACCTCCTGTACGAGATGCCAAGACATCCTCTGGCCGAAATTCATTGTGATGGAGATCACCAGAGGTAGAACTTGACCAATGTCAGCGTATAGCAGATCATTGATGATTGCCACTACTACTTGTATTACTTATATATCTGGTGTATATTATAATATGTACACTCTAAAATGATAAGGATTAAGTCAATGTTTTGGTGGATGTGTTCGACTGACTCTCAAATGTTCAAAATTGCGATACGTGTTAATGACCATCCAATCTGTAATAATTTACCAGTATTTGTCTACAGACACATATCTATCAACAAATGTGTTATGCTAACTTATCATTTTTAAAGAGTGCAACACTGCTTAATCACaacagcaataaaaaaaaacttttgttaaTAGAAAACAATGTTGTGGTCATAACAAAGAAGCCGACCCATGACCATCCATCGGTCAGTAGAGTCGGTTTCGTTGTTGGGACAGCAATATGCATTTCAGGATTTTAAGTAATGATGAATATAGAGTAATACCAATTCTTGCTCTTATGCCTTTAAACCTATCGATGCATtttcaactgaaaatgaaaaacagaagtgtttttaattttcttcgtttttttctaatttgcaGGAGATTGTTAAGGTTGTACTCATGTTGGTCTTGGCAAACAAAGGTCATTGTCTATAATACATAGATAGAGAAGACAATAATAACGAAACTATAAGACCGAGACAAAATTTACAGAAGACATTAGATTCTTTATTTCACATTGTAGTGGATCAGTTTTAGGCGTTCAAAGTCACATGTACATTTCCCATATTTGGGCACCCAAGAATATTTTATGATTCTCTTCTTCCAGTAGCACGTAATCTAAAGTAAGGTTCAATTAAGATATATGTTAAAGATATGGTATAACTTTCAatagtaaatataaaataagacaCAATAATTACCAGAAGAGGTTTGGTCAGCAAAGTTGAAACTTCAATTAACATGATTAGCTGTCTgcgaataatgaataaatagttTCCATGGCCCGCATTTCGAATCTCTAAAGAAGAATTCAGAATTAGGTTTCAGAGGAGCTGTATTCTTATCCCAAATTTAAGACTCTTGTCTTAAACTGTGAAATAAGTTTTGGTTAACTATGAAAAACTGAATTTGGCATTTGTATCTGAGAGCAGAGGTCAAATCAAATGTATCAACGCAATTAATTGGCATTTATTGATAATTGTTTCGAAATGAGAATTCTTTTGAAATGATAACTGCAATTGCTTTTCACCattaaatacatttgtttacACAAAGTCATACAAATAATACAGTTTTATAATACTTGACACTCATGGCGTCATATAATTTTGTCACAGAACGTGGCACCGGCTTCAATAGGCCCTGCGTATCGTCGATCACCTTGCGAATAATGCTTTATGATTAAATTGTATGTCCTTCCTTTTTCGCATGGTAGAGTTCCTGATTAGAAGTTCACCTTGATTGGCAGGAAATCTTCTTATCATCGCCATTAGAGTTCAGTTTTATCTGTtggcaaaaaaatgaaacaaaataataaaataaagtgaTATATGGGGAGGggtgaaataaagagaaagagggggtgTGCGTGTgagtgggagagagaggggaggtgTGCGTGTGGGGTATGCATGCGAGTGAgtggggagagaggggagaggtgtgtgtgtggggtatGCATGTGAGTGAGTGGGGAGATCAGAGGggaggtgtgtgtgtgggagcgtgcgtgtgtgtgagtgggccgggatagagagagagatgaggtGTGTGTGGGGTGCATGCGATAACAGGGAGGTGTTTGttggtgcgtgtgtgtgagagagagaaggggagtttgtgtgtgtgcatgtgtatACGTGTGGAGGTGAGAGAGGGGAGATGCGTGAATGGGAGGGAGaggtcccgggggggggggtactcgaccaaaaaagtagtaggtatgtgccgcgggcgagacaaaaaaacgggggccttggagcgggcttattgtaaaaaggagggtcctcggaacgggctttggaactacaaatgtttgtgaaaacgggggtccttggaacgggtcgcctgcgtgtgagtgcgtatgcatccctatggaaggtgcatgcagctagcccggcggggGGAGAggtgtgtgtgcgcgcgcgcGTTGAGTAATTGAGGGAGAGAGGTGGGTTCGTGTGTGTGAGCTTGAGGGAGTGAATGGGAGTAAGAGAGGGGGAGGTGTGTGTGAGTGCatgggaaagagaaagagagcaaAGTCGAGACATGcatacaaatttgaaaggaagaATAATAGTACCTAATAGATAAAAATTTGGAAatgccgagggggggggggggggttaggggtcggaaaaaaatataaaaagagaaggaggagaaagcAAGTATaattcatttatcaaaataacatATACTGGTACGTTAGAtagatgattttgaaaaaaaatattcagtggtacattttgacaaaatattttttttttcagagaaatGAAACGTTCAAAGCCGgcagtttgtttttgttttgtgcttTTGCTAAAGAAAGGCACTTCTAATAGTAATTTAAAATTTGTCATTGCATAtcgcaggggcggcggaacgtactTCGTtttggggggcaaagccaaaaagggcacttattatgTCAAATGGGGgcatttggtgcaaacggatattttcaccacgGGAAAATCGTCTGCGTAaagtagttgtgtgttttgtagtaattaagtagAACAAAACCTTTTttaagtgatttctgattgataaaatatacatttaggctttatttttccgcGAGGAGGCGTAGCGAGCGAGCgctttgaaaaaaattcaaatctgaagttgtgaaattCGCTTTTTTGTCAATTATGGCGCAAATTACTGTTAAAAGCGCATCCTCGAGAGATGTTGCGAGCACAAATCGCGAGCTCAAACGTCTggacatttcatgtaataagaccTGAAAATTAAACATCCCGAGCAGGTTTTGTTATCATGTAAacgtgtatctaactaaacaattgacgCGAGCTCGAGGcctgagctgaaatttttaatatactgaccagaaaaggaatctcataaggactgcatttagtaaCTGATGAATAGGAAACATAattatctcaccaatcaaataataagggtgcgaagtgcgagctgtaaatttgtaatattcaaaccagaaaactagacattctaagcactttttgtaacaaaaaacagaatgagtaccttactaaacGATTGGTGCGTGcgtgagccaaaaattttgtgattttttaaactaaattgtattatgttttactttaaaaagtgcattatattttgaaaaagggcacatttcactTGGAAAAATAgggcattttccattttgaaaaaaatacacattttcctACTGTAATTTttgggggcaagtgccccctgttccccggttccgccgcccctggaaTATCGGAAAGATATGTGCGACGATTGCATACTAAATTTTGCACTTTATTATTTccgatgaaaaaaataaataaataatacacattgaaaaaaaaatcgggctctcaacttttaaaaattgatttgctTCGATGTATATTTTTCTTGTGCGTTCATAGTAGCTGGCAATAATTTCCGtagcataataaaaaaaataataccgtAACAATACTTTCGACGGTATTTGCTTAACAAGTAAGCTATGACTAATCTGAACAGATTTTAAAGTACCAAACTGAAAATGAATTCACATTATGCTGAAGGAAAACTGTAATTTAGCAAATGCATGAAAATATTACagccaaaaatattgaaatatatactttCTAACTGAAAGCTGACTTTTATAAATCTCTCATAAAGCACAGCATATGAATGGTGATACACTAATTAATCTCATCTgacaaaactttgaaaataagtaattttaatatccaaattattattttaaacatgACCATATAAGACTACTTACATTTACAGAGTACATTTGGTTTCCACGACCCGTCATTGCAGAAAGTCTTCGGTCCACCGAGCCTGACCATACCCGGTTCATCAACGCATGCGATCATTTCAGAATGGCCATGGTTAAACGTTTGACCCTCAATCAACGTATTCGACGGGGCTGTGCAGTTAGCtgaaatattatacaaaaataACTTTGCATTATACTAACATAAACTATTCATATGTTAAGCAATTGTCATCATCTATCAAAGACAACGGAAGCGGTTTGTGGCGTTCAGTTCAATTTCTAGTATAAGATTAAGtttaagcatggacctatttgtaataggtccatatCATGGTTTATGTcgttatttctctctttttatatgGAAATCAGGCACGGATCCTCGGGCGGTTGTTCCTAAGATATACacaaacaacaaaaagaaatcTATGCGATTTAGTGCCCCGTCTCGTGTCCCTTGGGGTTAAGACCTTTATTttagagagagaaatagaagagCAAGTATTACTTATTATGAATGATAAtcgtttttgtatttttttgtgcCCCAAAATAATGAAACCCTGATGACAGCttctaaataatgaaaaatccCCTGAAGTTTCATGAGCCCTTTGTGATAAGATGAAACTGACACAGACGAAGGGGAAAGGCGCTTCGGGTCATTCAACAATTTATATAATTAGATATTGAGGGTTTTTTGTctaaaaatttggaaaaataaggagaaagagAACGAAAGAGGATAGCCAATCTTTGAAATGGACGATGTCTGAACCAACAAGGAAACAAATAAACGTAAaggtaaaacaaacaaacaaagaaaatcatgaaacagAGAAAAACGaatgaacaaaacaaaagaaatatacatcGACGTCCTCACCCCTGCACGTTGGGGAATCCCCTCCTATGCTGATGGACCACGCCCCTTTGTTACAGCTGGTCTTCCACGGACCATCCACGTAGAGACCTCCTGTACAAGAAAAGCTTACAGTGTCCGCGTGGTCGTAGTAGGACTCGCCAGATAAACCGGAGAGGTCAGAGGTCACGATCAAGTTCGAGTCGGAGAACGTCGGCACCTTGCATTTATCttcagagagggggagagagagaaagagaaagagagagtgagtgatcggcgtagctacggggggggggggggcatgggggggcacgttcgatgagattcatatcttgcccaataggctgatatggagctagttttgaagtcaatatacaaacatattttcgttcggacatcgagctttcattatttttttttcatttacaaatgtccgttttatggtctacatattatcagcattttaagctcacgctgcttggtcacattgtttgatttgccaagttcatattgtctacgtgtattccataatgttccattaaacaaatgtattcagaatgcccaggtctaaatctaaaacatgcgcgatagcctgcatgttctttatttaaaatgtaattagattatccagtttcacatcataatatcaataattgtctgctcacgcttcacgatcgcattattaatgatacccaattaactatgtcctatttatgatttacaaaatatgaatagagtgtcccgcttttaggtctaaaatctcaattttcttcccctcgcgcttcgcgcttgcatcaattgtttagttacatacctatcccatttattgatacaaaaggtgcttagaatgacaattttttaggtcggaatgtcaaaaaaaattgctcgcgcttcgcgctcgcattattgaaatatataccgtcttcgtgggtaactgtaagcagtccttaacaggtccctttttgataatgctagaacagttaataaaaatttctgctcgcgcttggcgttcgcagttaccatctagttacatacgaatcttgttcaggatcacacataacattgcccagaatattacattttcaggacaaaaaaaatgaaagtataaaaaaaaaatcgctcgcgcttcgcgctcgcactttttataaggcttatgagattatttcatgtttatgttgttttataagaataaaactaagaagtgactgatcggggaaaatataggtgaagataatttcgggccccgtcccctattggcgaaagtgggatccgcccttgtgacacatacacacacaccggaaaaaatgctgccccccctgaaaaagcaaggaccccccagtgcccccccaggaaaaaaatcctagctacgccactgtgatcatgatcatgagacgggatggggagggggacccagagggagggaggaagagagagagagaggacgggagaggggaaaagagagggggggggggggcaagaaatAAGCATTATAAATGGTGTTATTGTCACGATCAAATTAactcatttttttcatctttaatttcATACAAGCTAAGGGGCACATTCATCACCATGAGGGCTAATTAACGGCAACTTTTTGTCAGCTATTCTATTGCCACACCTCACTTCTTAAAAGGAGTCAAAACACCTTTGCTTTagcctttttcttcttctttcaaagaaagattttattcaaaatcaaacacgaaagcaattcaatttacagaaaaatcatgaaGCGAACATGTTTACAACAACTGTACATGCGTACTATTAtctaatgataaaacaaaactaTGCTTTAGACTTACCATAGCAACGTAGTAACAGGGGGCTGGGCTCCCATTCAATTGACGAATTACAGTAAGAGAACTCGGGTCCGAAGGGCGTGGTCTCCCCATCACATGACAATGAAATTCTGGAGTTTACGTCATATGTCGTTTCATCCGGTGAATACGTCACATTGGTGGGCACGGTGGGAGATATACATCCTAAGGGGAACAGGAGGAGAAATTCGCATCAACGTCTaagaaataaacataatttactGGAAAAATTGAAAACAGGGGTAAAAGCCcaaatgtatgtaaaaaaaatcatggaaaaGGATATAAGAGAGAACAAAAGTCCTAATGGCATCAAATGCGATTAGAAAGGACTTGGTCTTTATAATGTTGTATATGATCAATCCAAACTGGCCGAGAACTTATTGATTGTTAAAGTACGTATATCTAAAGATAAATGTATTGCTATGaccaataattaaaataatgtagAACCTGTTACAGTGAGACTAACATTCTAATAgtaatgatatttttattataaggCTGATTAAAATTCATGAACCAAAGAGTGAAGAACGTCACTTTTGTATTTCTAGACATATATTTGCCATGATGCAGGtgtattttataaaaatcaattaaatcaaATGGTATTTTATTCATACCACTGCTTGAGCATTCGACATTTGGGCTCCACGAACCATCGTCACAGGTTGTttctattgtgacgtcaccgaTGGAAAGCTGATATCCCGTATCACACATGAAAGTTTCTGTGCTTGTGTGTTCATATGAACCCGTTCCGTTTGAATTCTGAGGAGCCGTGCAACCATCTGAAAATAAGGATAAAATGGATATCTTGATGTAATTACTCTGTTGAGAGCTTAATATTTTATGTTccaattcttttttattcattaaataaagatttatattattttcaactcgGACAGTTAATGTacaagtttatcaataaacaattaccGTTACCTTTCAATaatatgtttgtaaaaaaatgatacaattcatAAGCACTTAACTCGCCAGGCGAGTTCCTTTCATTTACCTCTGAATAGAACATCGTTTGCACAGaagacatttgtttttactggtccaaaattatggaattctttttcaaaggatattatacaatgtaattcaatacaaaatttcaaaggaaaacttaaaaaatatcttctgaattcatattagattatcgttttttcccaaagtaatgtaattcagaacttaatatgtaaatgtgtttattaatttctctttgtatatatgtctaatcgttttatgatttctgtaaacagtgtatactgaatcatttatttttattattatttatttatttttatttgtttattttttattcattatatatatatatatatatataatgactaTACGAAtctgcagaaagaaagaagactgTCCGATCCCTGGAAAATGCATGGCCACCAATGTCATCTATGAAGCCGAGGTAGTGACATCTAGGGACAGGAAAGTGTACATCGGGCTCACATCAACTCCATTCAAGACAAGGTACGCTAACCACAAAGCAAGCATCACCAATCGGGGGAAACGGCACCAAACTAAGCTCAGCGAGTACATATGGAGACTGAAGGATGAAGGAACGCCCTACTCAGTCAAATGGAGAATCGTGAGACATGCGCAGCCCTACTCACCCAAAACAAAGAGATGCAACCTGTGTCTGTGGGAGAAGTACCACATAATCACGGCCAAGAAAGCAGCAATGATAAACTCAAGAACAGAACTCATTTCAACTTGTAAACACAAGAAGAAATTTTTACTTTCAGGTTATGGTTAACCatagaacacccccccccccttatgtgTCAAACCCACTCCACCCCAACATTACCCCAATTTTCCTTACTCAGTTTAAAGAATAGCTATTACCTGTTCACTGTAGTCATTTATCCCCCTTACATTGtgtcttttgtttgtttgcttgactGCACTAGAGTTATTGTTCTCTTTAACTGTACTTTAGTTCaacattaaatttgatttagttGCTGATGAACCCTCAGGGGGAAACAGTCTGTACAACTGAAATCTAAGCAACTCGCTCCACCCTATtactatactatatatatatatatatatatatatatatatatatatatatatatatatatatatatataaatattgtttatttctttattttatcttatttttttattcataaaattttac encodes the following:
- the LOC129276352 gene encoding toll-like receptor Tollo, translating into MDIVRVQDCLMFLGVLLSLSSIVADNLPSKTKNVNRRDHGSARMARSYPISCNVADLPCLCNGPTQGTGPLIEFTSISCFLSSNWNVTLQRIPRTRSLTLNCHSHGNRTNDPADLKVDLFDNLSGVLQELTMIGCKIGSFPSEIFADMALLQKLLLVSADVDGDRLEAIGGIKTNASVKLSFNPLHSLDVHSFGFQLSNISTLDLSFNNIEEIGIDTFMMFPSLKKLILGNNSISFVIGDAFRGLQRLTELNIRSNNNLFKDDSRCLFQNTASLITVDLSSTGLTNASQFNCAPLLHVRRLIIHDNNLPTLDGYVFVYMPNVTFIDLSNNALQYVHPNAFHGLNELKYINMSGNDLREFPAFAFKSTPNIRLINISHNHLRVIRMGTFSSLPSLQTIDLSFNRLQTIEVFGIVNLDSLTMIDLRYNDFVLFPDNLVWPFDIQPPHIPIDTLLRGNSFTCGCPVMLFIRRGDFEYTYPFFHLPDNSSWTCNAPSPVAAKSMMTLPLEDFWCPYENNTCKQGSCECYRRDIDRANIFFCPNNSLHSLPNIPAETLIFDCNGCLIDDHNTLRAEDFQTSAKLAVLALRDIGLETILSDALLGFPNLQQLNLSNNVLNRFDDNILTDLTDLREIDLSRNGVNSLSSRTFDRNPNLTTIYIHSNDLQSLEDGIFNSTSHLKDLTLHDNPFICNCSLFWLKQWLQSHIDVVPRLYDVECYVNSSDNTMYPIIQVADQDFGCSSPDVLTIQEYNAVIATSTLTLVFLMVMAVTFRHRRAIRVILYTRYGFHVLHDDDDDDVVLDNVRWEYDAYIAYSDENIEYVLKNIIPILEEDVNLPYKLCIRHRDFPPGGCIATTIVTSLEASRRSIIVISRSFLQDEWRLLEFKTAHQRVLQDKRNKNLILVFLEDLDRDEMDEDMRYYVTANAYLSTTNRLFRENLLYEMPRHPLAEIHCDGDHQR
- the LOC129276353 gene encoding C4b-binding protein alpha chain-like — encoded protein: MNGGLNRKSTFKNRFRIKMRESLAFTFLLALTSLPGTFQACTRPTTGDNVVLSAELSSYYDYYYLQISCEDGYTQSGTTYSYCYPGTGWDPDPSNVECQQPCSLPNIDSDVTVEPEQTTYTIGEKVTFSCTSGTLVGSEDGTCGSNATWSIGTKPSCLDGCTAPQNSNGTGSYEHTSTETFMCDTGYQLSIGDVTIETTCDDGSWSPNVECSSSGCISPTVPTNVTYSPDETTYDVNSRISLSCDGETTPFGPEFSYCNSSIEWEPSPLLLRCYDKCKVPTFSDSNLIVTSDLSGLSGESYYDHADTVSFSCTGGLYVDGPWKTSCNKGAWSISIGGDSPTCRANCTAPSNTLIEGQTFNHGHSEMIACVDEPGMVRLGGPKTFCNDGSWKPNVLCKYKTEL